The DNA region ATCGACTTGAAAAGGCAGGACTTATCATGCATGGTGGTACAATTGTTGACGCAACAATAATTGCAGCACCAAGTTCAACAAAGAATGCCAAGGGAGAACGTGATCCTGAAATGCATCAGACTAAGAAAGGCAATCAGTGGTATCATGGAATGAAGGTACATGCTGGAGTAGATGCTGGAACAGGATATGTGCATACAATAACCGGAACAGCGGCAAATGTGCATGATTCCACTGAAGCATCTAAGCTTATTCGCAATGATGATGAAATAATGTACGGCGATTCTGGTTATCTTGGTGTTCCGGCACAGAATGCCATAAAACAGGATGAGCATCATAAAAACATGAAGTTTGAAATCAATAAAAGACCGTCAAGTTTAAAAACCTCAGATGACTATAACGGTATTAACTGGGATAAAAAGATGGAGCATGATAAGTCATCAGTAAGATGCAAAGTGGAACATGCTTTCCTCATTGTAAAGAATACATTTGGATACTCAAAAGTAGCATACAAAGGAATAAAAAAGAACATGAATAGATTCAATTTTCTATTCGCATCAGCAAATTTGCTGATGTGTTCTCGTGCAGGAAGAACTGCAGAATTTTGCAAGGGGTAAGTGTACCCTAATGCGGATTAATTCCGCAAAAAATAATAAAAAAATGAGGTAAATGCTCGAATAGCGATTCGCATTTCAATATTATTCCAATATTACAAGGATATTTTATTATATCACGACTTATTCAGCGTTTCCCTAAAACAGTATTCTGATCAACATCAGCATATTTTTTGTTGATGCTTGAAGCAGAAACCGAGCCTTCTAAATACAAATTCAGTAAACTTACATCAGTCAAATCTACGGTGCCGCTATTGTTTACGTCTCCGTAAATTGTTGTTGCACTTACTTTTACACTTGGCATTGTACAAACATTGCCAATGCTGTAAACATCGATAACATCCCTTTAAAAATCTTCATGATAAATTCCCCCGTTTAATTTTTTCTAATCCAATTTCTTTTCTCACAAAATTTGCATACTAACAGATTTTTACTCCACTGGTATCATCTCCTTTTTCTACTCAATACATCAACTTATCCTAATAACATTTGATATATTTGGTATAGTTTGCGTTGTTCCTGAACCATTATTTGCATAATGATTCAATTGTACTCGATAATAACGGTTACCAACAACAGAAACCGGAAATCCCGCTAAAGTCTTACCTGTACTGTTATAGTTCAACTTATCAGAAACATGTACTTCTTCTGTCCAGTTTATACAGTCTGAGCTATACTGCACTGAAATATTTTTAAATCCAATAACAGCCATAACGCTGTTGGATTTTGTCTGTGCTGTTATTGATACATCACCGTTATCATTATCAATCGAAAGATAATACTTTGAAATTAGTCCTTCTGCTTTTTCAAATTCGCTTTCTTCATACTGCAGCCCCGTATTCAATTCACTTGCAAATACGTTCAATGGCTGAGTTCCAGCCATTACCGCCATAATAAACGCTGTACCTAAAGATAAAATTTTCTTTTTCATTTCCTTTTCCTCCATATCATTTTATTGATTCAATTATTTTATCACATTCCTCGTAAGGAACATTGACCGTAAATATACTCAGCAATACATTATCCTTTGCATATGATAATGTACACTGATCATCTTCTTTTGAAACTACAGCCGGATATCCGTTTATTTCTATTTCAATTATATTTAAATCATCGCTCGGATATTTGATTTTCTTTATTTCTTCTGGATTATCAAATACATCATAATAAATACCTATTGTCATATCATCTTTATAATATAAAAAATCCAGAGTTTTCTCCTTTCCAAGATCTTCATGATTGATTTCCAATACCTCGAATCCTTCCGGTATATACTTTGGATATTCCGGATAAATTTCATATTTTGCACATTCAGCTTTTATACCATACGGATCTTCGAGTTTTTCATCGGTTGTATATTCTATGAAAAATCCTTTTTCTTCTTTATGAACTATAGCCTTAAATATATTTACACCAAAAGCCGCAGTAGAAACAACATTTGCAGATAATACTACAGCTACTGATGCTGCTATCGCAGTCAAAGTTTTTCTTGTACGATGCTTTCTTTTCTGTTTTACCTTTGAAGCTTCGCTAATAATTTTGTTTATATTTTCCGCTTTTCTCTGCTTTATTATTTCATTAACACCGGTAATGCTGCAGTATAACTCTGAAAGATGGTCTATTTTATCATAATCCGGAGATTTTTCTGACATTTCTTTCTCGATAAGTTCGGAAATGAAAACTGAAAATTTATTTTTAAAATCCGGATCTTTTTTTAGCATTTCCATGATCTCTTCATCCGTCATATAGAACTCCTCCTTAATTATAGTGAACGTGTAAATTTTTATGCGTTCACTATATATATCCCGAATTTTCTTCAGAATCTGTCGCCAGTGAAAAAAGTTTATATACATTTACAAATTCACTCTATGGTTTATGTTTATTTTCACCCTGGTTCTGTGATTCTTTCAGTCTTTTTTTAATTCGTTTTACTTTGCTGTAAAGAGCATTAACTGATAATCCATTCTGAGAAGCAAGTTTCTCCTTATCTGCTCCGTAATAATATTTTTTGAGCAGATCAAGTTCTGAATCTGACAGCAGCTCAAAGATGTTATCTTCAGGTTCTGTGATTTCCTGTTCCGGCAGGTCAACTATCTCTGTGATGTCTTCGAACCATGGATTTTTACTCAGATATTTCATGATCTTGTAATTTGCGGTTTTATACAGCCATGATTTAATATTATCATTAAGATTTATATTCTCTTTAAGACTAAGGGCAAGGAAAACTTCCTGTACAACATCTTCAGCTTCCGTATAACCGCGATGCATTCGTGCCATACAATATCTTATCAGAACTTCATAATAATCAGCCATAATTCTTTCTAAAAAAGTTTCTTCGATCATCTGATTCCTCCTCTATATATTAATCCCGTTTTTTCATGCTTTTCTGTCGCTGAAATAAAAAGTTTGTATGAGTGTACAATTTTATGATTGAATCATCATGCAAGTTGTCAGTGACTTTATATTGTGCTGCCGAAGGCAGCTTATAAAACAGTACCGGTCATCCAGAGGATGACCGGTACATTTTCACTGTGATGTTGTTACAAATACATTATCAGGTGTTCATTCACCTATAAGCACACGGTTTCCTTCAAATGCAAAGCCGTACTTTCGGATCCTGTCTTTCTTAATGCCCTTGTCAAGCAGTACCTGCTCGTACTTCTTGTCTTCTATCTGCTTTAGCGCAGCTGCAACGGTATCTTCAAGATCATTTTCACCTTTTCTTTTGTTTATGACCTTGAATTCAAATATCATTGCATCATCTTTTTCCTTATCAAGTGGTTCAAGAAGTACATCATATCTTCCGAATCCGCTTTCACGGTTGGATGTTACCGAATATCTTTCACGCAGGTCAACCAGAAGTCCGAGAACAAAACCATGATAGAAACGCTCAGGTTCTGCCTCATCTGACGGCTTCTTTCCAGTATCGAATGAACTAAACATTGATACCGTCAGGTCATTCATGAATTTGTTCATATAATCAAGGTCATTCTGAAGAAGCGCTTTTATGAAATTACTGTATCTGTCGCCTTTTGCAAACCAGTTAGAAATCATTCCTTCAAACATTTCCTTTGTTTCATGATTTACAAGTTCCAGCTCATAATTTTTTCCTTTTATGCTGTTTATCCTGAGGTATCCGCTCATTGTAAGCAGACTCCATACTGAATCGCGTGTTTTGTCAAGCTGACTGTAAACAAGTTCTTCATTTATCTGTTTCGTAACCGTTCCGCCTGTGAGCAGATACTCAAAATCACTTTTCAGTTCCGCATCGCCTTCACGCAACAGATCACTTACAAGTTTATTTGAACTTGTATTTGCCCAGTACGGTTCATATTTTCCTTCATCCAGAAAATTAATTATCGACCACGGATTATAAATATCTTTCTGTGTTCCAATGGTAAATCCGTCATACCAGTATTTTACCTTTTCCTTATCTGTATATCCATATTCATCAAGTGCATTAAATACTTCTTCTTCTGTAAAGCCGAAATACTCCTGATATTTCTGACTTGATAAAGAATAAACTTTCAGGTTATTAAAATCCGAAAACAATGATTCCTTGCTTACTCGTGTGATACCTGTAAGTATACTGCGATACATATACGGATTGCTTTTAAATGTAGTATTAAAGAACTTTCTCATGAAAGCGACTACTTCATCCCAGTATTTCTTTACGTACGATTCAACCATTGGAGTATCGTATTCATCGAGAAGAATAATGACTTTCTTTCCGTAATGGATAGAAAGAAGTTCTGAGAGAAACGCTATACTCTTTGTAAGTAAAGTTGTATTGACTTTTTTTTCAGAATCATCCTGTTCAGCAACCATTGTTTGGATCATAGTCCTGTTAAAAAGATTAAATTTTTCTTTTTTTGCATCCGAGATCTTATCACTGTTATTTATAAACTCTTCATAACGTGAATATACTGACTGCATTTCTGCATTCATCTGTTCAAGAAAATCCTTATGATCAACGCCTTTTATTGCTGCCATTGTAACGAAGATGACCGGCCAGTTTCCCTGCAGTTCTCTCATTTCAGCGTTGTTCCAGACATCAAGGCCTTCAAAAAGATCAGCCCTTCCTGCATATTCCGGACTAAAAAAGCATTCGAGCATACTCATATTGAGCGTTTTTCCGAAACGTCGCGGTCTGGTGATAAGGGTAACTGCTTCTTTGCTTTTCCACCATTCCTTAATAAAATTAGTTTTATCAATAAAAAAACACTTATCTTCTATGAGCTGGCTGAAACTCTGTACTCCCGTTCCTAATTCACGAGGCATATTATCCGCTCCTTTCCGGTACTCCCGTTCGTTTATTACCACTCCGGTGTTATACTCTCAATAACACATTCATGGTGCTTATCCTTATTGTAATTTATCCCCACAAGCAGGATCTCATTTTTATAACCTTTAAGGGCTCCGCTGTAGCGTTTTTCCTTTATCTGTTTTATTGCGGCATCCGCATCCTTATCATACTTAAGTTCTATTATCATCGCAGGTTTGTTTCCGGCTTCCGGACGCGGCAGCATCACTATATCTGCAAAACCTTTGCCTGATGGTAATTCTCGTATCACCTGATAATACGCCGGTGCTGTAAAGTATGCCATTGTTATTGCACAGCTCATGGCGTTTTCATCGTTGTACTTCAGTATCGATGAATAGGTCTCATGAGCAATTTCTATGATCTCGGCTACTTTATCTGCTTCTCCGTCAATTGTCGCCCAAAGAAGATCTTCACATCTCGAAAGTGTATCAGCAATATCTTTCCATGATCCTGTCTCCAGTGCCGACTGAAACGCAGTCTTTACTTCATAATTTGGTATAAACGCTTTTCTTCTTTCGGCGTCATACCCAAGATATCCGAGGTGAATAAGTGCTGTAAGCGCATCATCTTTTGAATTTATCATTGACAGATCGTTTTGGAATGTATTTACATTCACACGAATCTTCTGATCATTAAGCATTGCAATAACTGCTTCCTTAAGTCCGTCAAAATTCAGCGTTATATAAGTATTTATTGTATCAAACGC from Ruminococcus sp. HUN007 includes:
- a CDS encoding IS5 family transposase, giving the protein MNGQLSFSDMEYSLRKRQGKKEAFLNRMEEIIPWDSWIQIIAPYYPSGNHGRPVKGIETMLRMYLLQDWFNLSDEGVEDAIYDSYAMRKFMKINFMHEQVPDATTLLKFRHLLEEHNIGDAIFKDVNDRLEKAGLIMHGGTIVDATIIAAPSSTKNAKGERDPEMHQTKKGNQWYHGMKVHAGVDAGTGYVHTITGTAANVHDSTEASKLIRNDDEIMYGDSGYLGVPAQNAIKQDEHHKNMKFEINKRPSSLKTSDDYNGINWDKKMEHDKSSVRCKVEHAFLIVKNTFGYSKVAYKGIKKNMNRFNFLFASANLLMCSRAGRTAEFCKG
- a CDS encoding DUF4367 domain-containing protein, which translates into the protein MTDEEIMEMLKKDPDFKNKFSVFISELIEKEMSEKSPDYDKIDHLSELYCSITGVNEIIKQRKAENINKIISEASKVKQKRKHRTRKTLTAIAASVAVVLSANVVSTAAFGVNIFKAIVHKEEKGFFIEYTTDEKLEDPYGIKAECAKYEIYPEYPKYIPEGFEVLEINHEDLGKEKTLDFLYYKDDMTIGIYYDVFDNPEEIKKIKYPSDDLNIIEIEINGYPAVVSKEDDQCTLSYAKDNVLLSIFTVNVPYEECDKIIESIK
- a CDS encoding sigma-70 family RNA polymerase sigma factor; the encoded protein is MIEETFLERIMADYYEVLIRYCMARMHRGYTEAEDVVQEVFLALSLKENINLNDNIKSWLYKTANYKIMKYLSKNPWFEDITEIVDLPEQEITEPEDNIFELLSDSELDLLKKYYYGADKEKLASQNGLSVNALYSKVKRIKKRLKESQNQGENKHKP
- a CDS encoding AAA family ATPase, coding for MPRELGTGVQSFSQLIEDKCFFIDKTNFIKEWWKSKEAVTLITRPRRFGKTLNMSMLECFFSPEYAGRADLFEGLDVWNNAEMRELQGNWPVIFVTMAAIKGVDHKDFLEQMNAEMQSVYSRYEEFINNSDKISDAKKEKFNLFNRTMIQTMVAEQDDSEKKVNTTLLTKSIAFLSELLSIHYGKKVIILLDEYDTPMVESYVKKYWDEVVAFMRKFFNTTFKSNPYMYRSILTGITRVSKESLFSDFNNLKVYSLSSQKYQEYFGFTEEEVFNALDEYGYTDKEKVKYWYDGFTIGTQKDIYNPWSIINFLDEGKYEPYWANTSSNKLVSDLLREGDAELKSDFEYLLTGGTVTKQINEELVYSQLDKTRDSVWSLLTMSGYLRINSIKGKNYELELVNHETKEMFEGMISNWFAKGDRYSNFIKALLQNDLDYMNKFMNDLTVSMFSSFDTGKKPSDEAEPERFYHGFVLGLLVDLRERYSVTSNRESGFGRYDVLLEPLDKEKDDAMIFEFKVINKRKGENDLEDTVAAALKQIEDKKYEQVLLDKGIKKDRIRKYGFAFEGNRVLIGE